The region GAGACGTTAACTTCACATAACTGAGCATTAGCAGCTGACGTTGCAACGCACTGCTTAGAAGCAACGACACAAAAGAACAGAAAATAAGTTGAGCAATATTAGAAGATGTAAATGTAAATTAAATTTTAGATAGATCATTAGAGAATTGCACGATCCAACTTCCCGAGTCAAACCACAAGCGCAACATACTAAAAGCTTTGCCTCCCACACTCAAAAGCGTCGCGTGTTACGCGCAACAAACAGCAAATACTCGTCGCTCAAATGACGGTACccttgttctgcttcttgtccaCCCGATAATTCTTCCACACCGCAACAGCAGGAATACCCAGCGTCAGAATAGCAGTCGCCGCAATAGACCCATACCTCTGACTCTGACCCCACGCATAGTTGATAGCATCTCGAGTCGGCGATCCCACCGGGAAAGTAATCTGCGTGGCATATCCACCAAGATAAATCTTACTAACCTGGTCCTGCATATCCGCAGGTAGCCTCGAGCGAAGAGCATCAGGGAAAGTCTTGGAATAAATAGCAACAGAGACAGCATCACCGATGGCGCCACCAATGCTAGCAAAAAGATTAAGAATAGCAAGTAGCATGGGGACACCGTCACGGTCACTAGCCGCCATGACAGCCATGTTGTCACCAATGACAATGGTGCCACCGCCAAAGGCGATGAAGATCTGGCACATGATGATGTAGCCAATGTCGGCGTCCTGTCCGCGGAAGTGGATCATCAGGCCGGCACCGAGGATCATGAGAGGAAGACCGAAGAAGAGGACCGTGTACTTGAAGTGCTTGGTGTATCTGACCCAGAGACCAAACACGACACCCCAGAAACAGGAGCCGACGTTGTAAATCTGCGTCATGTAGCCGGTGTTGCTGAAGTTGAGGTTGTACACCACGAGGACGAAGCTGTAAAAGTTGAGGTCCCACGAGTagaagctgaagaaggagagggcAGCCATGCAGCAGGCACCCAGGACGGTTCTCTGTCTGAAGAGTTCCCATCTGACGAAGTGGGTTCTGGCAAACCACTTCTCCCAGGCGGCGAAGACGGGGAACAGCAGGACTCCGAAAATGACCATGGCGATGAAGGTAGCGCTGTCGTAGGTGGCTCGGCCGTAGCTGACGAGGGCAAAGggcaggaggaagagaacGAAAGCAGCCATGAGGAGAATGGCGCCGATAACATCGAACTCGTGAATGTAGTGGACGATGGACTGCATGGTCGTGCGCCCGCTGCTCTGGTGCTTGTAGATACCCAATCGCTCAGCCTTCTTCTGGTAGAACTTGAACACCACGGCCAGGggaatgaagatgaagggcTGGATTATGGCAAAGCATCCAATGGCCCAGCGCCAGGTACTGTGTAGCAAGAAGGCCTGCGCGGCCAATGGGCCAGTAAAGGCTGTGCAGATAAAGGGCGTAGACACGAAGGAGAATGCAAAGGCACGATTTCGCAGACCCGACGTATCGGCAACAAAGATGTCCAGGATCAGATAAACGGCATCGTAGCCAATCCAGTAAAAGACATAGCCCGCTGCATAGCTGTCGGGTCCATTGCTGGATGCCAAGATAACGATGCCAAGCAAGTAGACGCAGAAAAAGACCAGGTAGCCCTCAGCTCGGCCCCAGATGTTGAGCGTCTTGGCGatcggcaacttcaagactCCGCCAATAATGTTGGCGAGAATAGAGGCTGTGGCAATGGCTGGTGCCGTCGAGAACTCGGCATACGCAGTGGCAGTGACATTGAACAGAATCGCCTGCTGGAAGGCCAGCatgaagaagcaaagccAGATCCTGTACGCGAAAGAGTCAGATCGCAACGCTGGCGGCGCGGCAGGATGCGTATTGCTTACCAGGCATAGGCGCAGTAGACTGTCTTCTTGGTCCAGACGAGAGCAGCAGCCTCGGCCTTTTGGATACCAAGCTCAGCGTTGGCAGTGACTTGGTTGGGATTCCGTTGGATTTCTCTCTCATTCTTCTCTTCGAGGCTGAGGTTGTCAGAGTCGCTGGAGAAGCCCTCATTATCTTGCCCATTGTTGGGCTTTTCTTCGGCGGCGTCCACGGCTGGGAACGAGCCTGCCTCGCCCGTCCTGGGATTTGCATTCTTAATACTGTGCATGTTGGGCGCAAAGTCCTCGCGTTTTACAAGAGAAAAACGTCGGGAGCGCTATATGTCGGCGTTGTTGAAAAGATGATCGCCCTTCGTTTCTTTCTCTCACCTTCCTCCCTCCCTCGTTCCAAGCCAAGAGGGCATCAGGCAAGTAAATACCTGCAGCCACGAAACCCTACCGCAAATCACCAAGGTCTGACAAAGCTCATGCAGGGAAATTCTTTCCATCTCCACTACAACTAGCCATCACTAGCTCGGGGCATTGTTGCCACGCGATTGGCCGGTCTGGAGTTTGGCGTACAAACAGGATCTGATAAGATGGTAGCGTGAGGGTGAGCAGTAATCTGATTACGGACTCTCCGATTTTGGGGTCCACAACTTGCAGGCCGCGTGTGACGCTTGATGGTTTTTTACGTTTGGTTTTCTTTCTCTCGACCATGGGTTGTTTGGAGCGAGCCCACCTGGTGTGTATTCTGCCGCTTTTGCCGATGAAACGttcaatcttcttggctCGCCTTTTACTCGGGAATACCTCTTGACCCGCCGAGCAATGCAACAGGGTACTGGAGTTCTAGATGCAACGGAAAGCTACCGACTTCGGATCTTCTGGGATATTGCGGGTCATTTTTTTTCTGCGTGGGTTTTGAATTTTGGCATCGCATCATGCCGGATCTAGACTGGTCGGAGACGCTGGTACAAATTTGCTCGTGgtctgttgcttttgcttaCCATCCAGGGTCTTCGTATTTACGGTTATTTGAGCTGTTTAAAGCGTGTCGCGGGTAACATTCGACTGATACGCCAATGATCCCTGGGTGTGGCATGATGTTGCCTCTCAAAGAAGACGAGTATCGCTCTAGATTATATCGTGCCCGTCCAAGTCCAGCAGATCGCAGCCTGTGATGGAAAATTTGACATATGAGGCGACTTTCCGAGTAATGAACCACGCTAGCGATTTATATGAGTTAAAATTTAGGCTACCACGAGCCTTGGTGAGATTGTGCTGTGGCCATAAGTTGTCGCCTGTACGAGTTGATGCATGGCACTGTCGCGTGAGACGTAGCCAAACAATGAAGTCCGGTCCGTACAGTTCGCCCAGAAACAATGGTAGCGCAAATGTACACAAGTATTTGACCGAGGCAAAACTCTTACCTTGAACGCCACTTTATCGTGAAGCGAACGCCTTTTTAGGGACTTCTCGAAGTTGCGGGTTGAGTCTCAGAATCAGGGTTGCCTACCCTGCACAAGAAGGACGACACGTGAGGACGCAACCTGAACGGGTTATAAAGCTCAAAAAACTTGCGTCAAGAATGAGCAGTTCGCTAAAATTGTTGTCAATTGCCAAGACGGGTTCGACGCGTTGAACACCGTAGTGACATTCTCAATTGGCAATATCTGTTGGATCGAAAAAGCAATAGGCAAACACACCTGACACCTCCAGCCACTGTGTGATGCTAACACCATCCAAGCACACGCTATCACATCGCCATGTTAGTTGAATACAATCAAAGCTGCCATCAGGAAATCAGTAGTCTCTCACAACCTCAAGATGTAGAGAGTTCAAGTATATTTGTCGCTGTCCTGttgttcaacttcaaaggCGACTGAAGCGCAAGTTTTGTATAGTGTCACGTGAGCAAGCTGGAGTGGGCTCCTCATGAGCTAGAGCTGCCGAAACCAACCTCCGAATAGCTTCTCCACGACATCAAGACGAAACATCTGCCTACGCGATCGGcccgcctccatctcccacgGCTAGGCACCCCATACTCACCCTCGATGTGCAAGCCAACAACATAGGTGCATGCGACGTCCGTTGCATCATCGAACCAAATGTTTTCGTCTCTCGCCCAAGGGACGCGTGGTTCCGGAGCGGTCGTCAATCCTTTCGCCCCAGCCACCTCCAACGGCGGAACAAATCcatttggagttgatgcTTCAGGCGATGCGGCTAAGAATCATAAAAAGGCAGCGTTTAACCCCTTTCAATCGAAAGATGCGACCTTGAGCGACGGCGGCAAACATCAAAGCAAGAGTAGCCCGTTTGACAGCCACGGCAATAAACCCAAGGCCAAAGCGAAACCTCGACGTCATGACAAAAACAATCAAAATGGATTGCTCCAACCATTTCAGTCCGATGGCGAAGGCTCTCGAGCTACATCACCCTCAAGCGTCTCATCCGAGATGGGTGATGAAGCTGTTCCTGTGGTGCCCTATAACTCCGCAGATCCTTTAGCTCGGAAGGTGTACGAGCAATTGCGGAAGGATGGAATCAGTCCGCCATCCTGGCCATCACAGCCCGGAAACCCAAAAAACAAACAAGCAATGGCGAAATTCCGCGAGCAGTACGAGACGTATCGCAAAAGAGTCCGAACCTCGCTTACCAAGGCCGGACTGATCGATGACCCGGATAAGCGAAAGGCGCTGAGCGATGCAATTGATTTCAAGGGCATATGCGAAGATATGTGTCCCGAATTCGAGAAGATCACCAGAATAACCGAATTAGACGTCGTCCATGCGGAAAAAGATCCCAGAACAACATACGCCAACACGAGCAAGATGGTGAAGAAATTGGCGCGTTCAGccgctggccaagaagctccaCTTCCCATGGATGTTCGTTCTGTTCCAGCTCTGCGTCGGACCCTGGACTATCTCCTGGACGATCTGTTGCGAAATGACGACAACTTGCCTACTGTACACGGCTTTCTCTGGGACCGCACTCGCGCCATTCGTCGCGACTTTTCATTCTTCTCGTCACTGACGCCGGAAGAGATTAAGACCCAGGTATATGTGTTGGAGAATATTGCCAGGTTTCATGTCACATCCTTGCATTTGCTGT is a window of Pochonia chlamydosporia 170 chromosome 5, whole genome shotgun sequence DNA encoding:
- a CDS encoding siderochrome-iron transporter (similar to Neosartorya fischeri NRRL 181 XP_001261392.1); protein product: MHSIKNANPRTGEAGSFPAVDAAEEKPNNGQDNEGFSSDSDNLSLEEKNEREIQRNPNQVTANAELGIQKAEAAALVWTKKTVYCAYAWIWLCFFMLAFQQAILFNVTATAYAEFSTAPAIATASILANIIGGVLKLPIAKTLNIWGRAEGYLVFFCVYLLGIVILASSNGPDSYAAGYVFYWIGYDAVYLILDIFVADTSGLRNRAFAFSFVSTPFICTAFTGPLAAQAFLLHSTWRWAIGCFAIIQPFIFIPLAVVFKFYQKKAERLGIYKHQSSGRTTMQSIVHYIHEFDVIGAILLMAAFVLFLLPFALVSYGRATYDSATFIAMVIFGVLLFPVFAAWEKWFARTHFVRWELFRQRTVLGACCMAALSFFSFYSWDLNFYSFVLVVYNLNFSNTGYMTQIYNVGSCFWGVVFGLWVRYTKHFKYTVLFFGLPLMILGAGLMIHFRGQDADIGYIIMCQIFIAFGGGTIVIGDNMAVMAASDRDGVPMLLAILNLFASIGGAIGDAVSVAIYSKTFPDALRSRLPADMQDQVSKIYLGGYATQITFPVGSPTRDAINYAWGQSQRYGSIAATAILTLGIPAVAVWKNYRVDKKQNKGTVI